One Podarcis raffonei isolate rPodRaf1 chromosome 3, rPodRaf1.pri, whole genome shotgun sequence genomic region harbors:
- the ZBTB2 gene encoding zinc finger and BTB domain-containing protein 2, with amino-acid sequence MDLANHGLILLQQLNAQREFGFLCDCTVAIGDVYFKAHKSVLASFSNYFKMLFVHQSSECVRLKATDIQPDIFSYLLHLMYTGKMAPQLIDPVRLEQGIKFLHAFPLIQEASLASQGNFTHPEQIFPLASSLYGIQIADHQARNSTKAAATTDKPVRGPRPQSSRANQEQMHEATQLSQIPPPPLPQVPPTNMSTSDPLQPPLSPELVSTAPHPSPPGDENNMEASSSDDQPASLTIAHVKPSIMKKNGSFPKYYACHLCGRRFNLRSSLREHLQIHTGVPFSSSQHGESSVPLSLCNNAPEKDSMEVAEAGMISDSELQQISDSPIIDGQPQAETPPPSDIADIDNLEQADQEREVKRRKYECSICGRKFIQKSHWREHMYIHTGKPFKCSTCDKSFCRANQAARHVCLNQSMDTYTMVDKQTLELCTFEEGNQMDNMLVQTNKPYKCNLCDKTFSTPNEVVKHSCQSQNSVFTLDEDRSILLGGGDAETTESDHSVLDSIKKEQEAVLLD; translated from the exons ATGGATTTAGCCAACCATGGACTGATTCTTCTGCAGCAGCTCAATGCTCAACGGGAGTTTGGTTTCCTGTGTGACTGTACAGTTGCTATTGGTGATGTTTACTTCAAGGCACACAAATCTGTCCTTGCCTCTTTTTCCAACTATTTCAAGATGCTGTTTGTTCATCAAAGCAG TGAATGTGTCCGTTTGAAGGCAACTGACATACAGCCAGATATTTTCAGCTATCTCTTACATTTGATGTACACTGGAAAAATGGCACCTCAGCTCATAGATCCTGTTCGATTGGAGCAAGGAATAAAGTTTCTGCATGCGTTCCCGCTTATTCAAGAGGCTAGCCTTGCCAGTCAAGGAAACTTTACACACCCGGAGCAGATTTTTCCATTGGCATCTTCATTATACGGTATTCAGATTGCGGATCACCAGGCAAGAAATTCCACAAAAGCAGCCGCCACAACTGACAAACCTGTTCGAGGACCAAGGCCACAGTCATCAAGAGCAAATCAAGAACAGATGCATGAAGCCACCCAACTGTCACAGATACCACCACCACCGCTGCCTCAAGTGCCCCCAACAAATATGTCCACTTCAGACCCATTACAGCCTCCACTGTCTCCTGAACTGGTTTCTACTGCTCCTCATCCTTCTCCTCCAGGTGATGAAAACAACATGGAagcctcctcctcagatgatCAGCCTGCTTCTCTCACAATTGCGCACGTCAAGCCAAGCATTATGAAAAAGAACGGAAGCTTCCCCAAATACTATGCTTGTCACCTCTGCGGTCGGCGATTCAATTTGCGAAGTAGTTTGCGTGAGCATCTCCAGATTCACACAGGGGTGCCTTTCTCATCAAGCCAGCACGGGGAAAGTAGCGTTCCTTTATCTCTTTGTAATAACGCTCCTGAAAAAGATTCTATGGAAGTTGCTGAAGCTGGAATGATTAGCGATAGCGAGCTGCAGCAGATCTCGGATTCACCCATCATTGATGGACAACCGCAGGCTGAAACACCACCACCCTCTGACATTGCTGACATAGACAACTTGGAGCAAGCAGATCAAGAAAGGGAAGTTAAAAGGCGGAAGTACGAGTGTTCCATTTGTGGGCGCAAATTTATTCAGAAAAGCCACTGGAGGGAGCACATGTACATTCATACTGGCAAGCCTTTCAAGTGCAGCACCTGTGACAAAAGCTTCTGCCGGGCCAATCAAGCTGCTCGACATGTATGTCTAAACCAAAGCATGGACACCTACACCATGGTGGACAAGCAGACTCTGGAGCTTTGTACTTTTGAGGAAGGCAACCAAATGGACAACATGTTGGTACAGACCAACAAACCCTATAAATGCAACTTGTGTGACAAAACGTTCTCCACGCCTAATGAAGTCGTCAAACATTCGTGCCAAAGTCAGAACTCTGTCTTTACTCTAGACGAGGATAGATCCATTTTGCTAGGTGGTGGAGATGCTGAAACCACAGAGAGTGACCATTCGGTCTTAGACTCTATCaaaaaagaacaggaagcagTGTTGTTAGACTGA